The Brachybacterium huguangmaarense genome contains a region encoding:
- a CDS encoding peptide deformylase, giving the protein MDLSELVVKTLARRRRASDPLRIVQAGHPALRGEAREWTGQLDDELLAELVQAMVVTMRDAPGVGLAAPQIGIPLQLVVLEDPVAEDEADAEDDVLRRHHLPQRTFLNPAYAGVEPRRVYYWEGCLSVDDWQSIVPRHLTVDASALERHDDGTIAPMAERWTGWSARIFQHETDHLAGTLCHDRCVPRSYVRSRYTERYADLPEAVRWLRLEGEVATLGSGEVEIG; this is encoded by the coding sequence ATGGACCTCAGTGAACTCGTCGTCAAGACCCTGGCGCGCAGGCGCCGCGCCTCCGACCCGCTGCGCATCGTGCAGGCCGGCCATCCGGCGCTACGCGGCGAGGCCCGGGAGTGGACCGGCCAGCTCGACGACGAGCTGCTCGCCGAGCTCGTGCAGGCCATGGTCGTGACCATGCGCGACGCGCCCGGGGTGGGCCTCGCGGCGCCCCAGATCGGCATCCCGCTCCAGCTGGTCGTGCTCGAGGACCCGGTCGCCGAGGACGAGGCCGACGCCGAGGACGACGTGCTGCGGCGCCACCACCTGCCCCAGCGCACGTTCCTCAACCCCGCCTACGCGGGCGTGGAGCCGCGCCGCGTGTACTACTGGGAGGGGTGCCTGTCGGTCGACGACTGGCAGTCGATCGTCCCGCGCCACCTCACGGTCGACGCGAGCGCCCTCGAACGCCACGACGACGGCACGATCGCGCCCATGGCCGAGCGCTGGACCGGATGGTCGGCACGGATCTTCCAGCACGAGACCGACCATCTGGCCGGCACGCTCTGCCACGATCGCTGCGTGCCGCGCTCGTACGTGCGCAGTCGTTACACCGAGCGGTACGCCGACCTTCCCGAGGCCGTGCGCTGGCTGCGCCTCGAGGGCGAGGTCGCGACCCTCGGCTCCGGCGAGGTGGAGATCGGCTGA
- a CDS encoding ABC transporter ATP-binding protein, whose protein sequence is MATVTFDNASRIYSGQERPAVDNLNLDIADGEFLVLVGPSGCGKSTSLRMLAGLEEIDAGRILIGDRDVTDVPPKDRDIAMVFQNYALYPHMTVADNMGFALKIAGTPKAEIRKRVEEAAKILDLEQYLDRKPKALSGGQRQRVAMGRAIVRSPQVFLMDEPLSNLDAKLRVSTRTQIASLQRRLGVTTVYVTHDQTEAMTMGDRVAVLNAGVLQQVDTPRRMYDHPNNVFVAGFIGSPAMNLVEQKLTDQGVQFGGAIVPVDRSTLSDTNESAVTVGVRPEDLDIAETGEGLAVEVDVVEELGADAYVYGRLAGSDPNAKPVIARVDGRRPPMKGETVHFRPKEGHVHLFDVKTGARLGD, encoded by the coding sequence ATGGCAACAGTGACTTTCGACAATGCGAGCCGCATCTACTCGGGCCAGGAGCGCCCGGCGGTCGACAACCTCAACCTGGACATCGCCGACGGCGAGTTCCTGGTGCTGGTCGGCCCCTCCGGTTGCGGCAAGTCCACCTCGCTGCGCATGCTCGCCGGGCTCGAGGAGATCGATGCGGGCCGCATCCTGATCGGCGATCGCGACGTCACCGACGTCCCGCCGAAGGACCGCGACATCGCCATGGTCTTCCAGAACTACGCGCTGTACCCGCACATGACGGTGGCCGACAACATGGGCTTCGCCCTCAAGATCGCCGGCACCCCGAAGGCCGAGATCCGCAAGCGCGTCGAGGAGGCGGCCAAGATCCTCGACCTCGAGCAGTACCTCGACCGCAAGCCGAAGGCCCTCTCCGGCGGCCAGCGCCAGCGCGTCGCGATGGGCCGCGCGATCGTGCGCTCGCCCCAGGTGTTCCTCATGGACGAGCCGCTGTCGAACCTCGACGCGAAGCTCCGCGTCTCCACCCGCACCCAGATCGCGTCGCTGCAGCGCCGCCTGGGCGTCACCACCGTGTACGTGACGCACGACCAGACCGAGGCCATGACGATGGGCGACCGCGTGGCCGTCCTCAACGCCGGCGTGCTCCAGCAGGTCGACACCCCGCGTCGCATGTACGACCACCCGAACAACGTCTTCGTCGCGGGCTTCATCGGCTCGCCGGCGATGAACCTGGTCGAGCAGAAGCTCACCGATCAGGGCGTGCAGTTCGGCGGCGCCATCGTGCCCGTGGACCGCTCGACCCTGTCGGACACCAACGAGTCCGCCGTCACCGTCGGCGTGCGCCCCGAGGACCTCGACATCGCCGAGACCGGTGAGGGTCTCGCCGTCGAGGTCGACGTGGTCGAGGAGCTCGGCGCCGACGCCTACGTGTACGGCCGTCTGGCCGGCTCGGACCCGAACGCGAAGCCGGTCATCGCGCGCGTCGACGGCCGCCGCCCCCCGATGAAGGGCGAGACGGTGCACTTCCGTCCCAAGGAGGGCCACGTGCACCTGTTCGACGTCAAGACGGGTGCCCGCCTGGGCGACTGA
- a CDS encoding DUF4032 domain-containing protein has protein sequence MAPLEITASRPDPALLDLPWNTPLEEWPTSILAALPRGISRHVVRFVRLSGKVLAVKEIDKRLARREYEMLRVLGKMGIPAVEPYGVITNRRSADDAPLDAALITRHLQFSLPYRAVFSQLSRADTAHRLIDALAVLLVRLHLEGFYWGDVSLSNTLFRRDAGEFAAYLVDVETGTFHDRLSDGQRDTDLDIARTNIIGEIMDLQAGELMDEDADAIEIGDVLLERYDELWSALTGRESFSAEEKWRMSERIEHLNELGFDVGELDLTTDLDGTTVSIQPKVVDAGHHMRRLLRLTGIDAQENQARRLLNDLDQYRAVTDQQGEDEEFVAMEWVQDQYEPVVRAIPRSMRSKLEAPEFYHEILEHKWYLSQKAGRDVTMDEAVRDYILTQLPHRRDEKSLIASETSAIPAIEP, from the coding sequence ATGGCACCCCTGGAGATCACGGCATCGCGTCCTGACCCAGCGCTGCTGGATCTTCCCTGGAACACCCCTCTCGAGGAGTGGCCCACGAGCATCCTGGCCGCGCTCCCCCGCGGCATCTCCCGCCACGTGGTCCGTTTCGTCCGGCTCTCCGGCAAGGTGCTCGCCGTCAAGGAGATCGACAAACGCCTCGCGCGTCGCGAGTACGAGATGCTGCGCGTCCTGGGCAAGATGGGGATCCCCGCCGTCGAGCCCTACGGCGTCATCACCAACCGCCGCAGCGCCGACGACGCTCCCCTCGACGCCGCGCTCATCACCCGGCACCTCCAGTTCTCGCTGCCATATCGCGCCGTGTTCAGCCAGCTCTCGCGCGCCGACACCGCCCACCGGCTGATCGACGCGCTCGCCGTGCTCCTGGTCCGGCTGCACCTCGAGGGCTTCTACTGGGGCGACGTCTCGCTGTCGAACACCCTGTTCCGGCGGGACGCGGGCGAGTTCGCCGCCTACCTCGTGGACGTCGAGACCGGCACCTTCCACGACCGTCTCTCCGACGGCCAGCGCGACACCGACCTCGACATCGCGCGCACCAACATCATCGGCGAGATCATGGACCTCCAGGCCGGCGAGCTGATGGACGAGGACGCCGACGCGATCGAGATCGGCGACGTGCTGCTCGAGCGCTACGACGAGCTGTGGTCCGCGCTGACCGGCCGCGAGAGCTTCTCGGCCGAGGAGAAGTGGCGCATGTCCGAGCGCATCGAGCACCTCAACGAGCTCGGCTTCGACGTGGGCGAGCTCGACCTGACCACCGATCTCGACGGGACCACCGTCTCGATCCAGCCCAAGGTCGTCGACGCGGGCCATCACATGCGGCGCCTGCTGCGCCTGACCGGCATCGACGCGCAGGAGAACCAGGCGCGCCGCCTGCTCAACGACCTCGACCAGTACCGTGCGGTCACCGACCAGCAGGGCGAGGACGAGGAGTTCGTGGCGATGGAGTGGGTCCAGGACCAGTACGAGCCCGTGGTCCGCGCGATCCCGCGCTCGATGCGCTCCAAGCTCGAGGCGCCCGAGTTCTACCACGAGATCCTCGAGCACAAGTGGTACCTGTCGCAGAAGGCCGGACGGGACGTGACGATGGACGAGGCGGTGCGGGACTACATCCTCACCCAGCTGCCCCATCGGCGCGACGAGAAGTCGCTCATCGCGTCCGAGACCTCCGCGATCCCCGCCATCGAGCCGTGA
- the rlmB gene encoding 23S rRNA (guanosine(2251)-2'-O)-methyltransferase RlmB, with product MAGNGGRRGAVRKGKKGATVGSGGVRRRGLEGKGPTPRAEERPAHKKYAKKGSASAPGRGGSRPGGHDRRGPGRTGGPDQVAGRNAVLEALREDVPATGVTLMHRIDADERIREILRLAATRSLPVAETTRADLDRMTDGAVHQGVALTIPPYEYADVDELLGIAADAFEPPLLIALDSITDPRNLGAILRSAGAFGAHGVILPERRSVSMTASVWKVAAGAAGRVRVAQVTNLNRTLADLKSEGLFALGLDADGDVSSRDVALGSEPVVLVVGAEGKGLSRLTRETCDQIVSIPMAESTESLNASVATSIALYEIAGRRAAEGIA from the coding sequence GTGGCAGGCAACGGAGGCCGCCGAGGAGCGGTCCGCAAGGGCAAGAAGGGCGCGACCGTCGGATCCGGCGGTGTGCGCCGGCGAGGACTCGAGGGCAAGGGGCCGACCCCGCGCGCCGAGGAGCGTCCCGCCCACAAGAAGTACGCCAAGAAGGGCTCGGCGAGCGCGCCGGGCCGCGGCGGCTCCCGCCCCGGCGGCCACGACCGCCGCGGCCCCGGGCGCACCGGCGGCCCCGACCAGGTGGCCGGCCGCAACGCGGTGCTCGAGGCCCTGCGCGAGGACGTGCCCGCGACCGGCGTGACCCTCATGCATCGCATCGACGCCGACGAGCGGATCCGGGAGATCCTGCGGCTCGCCGCGACCCGCTCGCTGCCGGTCGCCGAGACCACGCGCGCCGACCTCGACCGGATGACCGACGGGGCCGTGCACCAGGGCGTCGCGCTCACGATCCCGCCGTACGAGTACGCCGACGTCGACGAGCTGCTGGGCATCGCGGCCGACGCGTTCGAGCCGCCCCTGCTGATCGCGCTCGACTCGATCACCGACCCCCGCAACCTCGGCGCGATCCTGCGCAGCGCTGGCGCCTTCGGCGCCCACGGCGTGATCCTGCCCGAGCGCCGCAGCGTGTCGATGACCGCGAGCGTGTGGAAGGTCGCCGCGGGCGCCGCCGGCCGGGTCCGCGTCGCCCAGGTGACCAACCTGAACCGCACCCTCGCCGACCTCAAGTCCGAGGGCCTGTTCGCGCTCGGTCTGGACGCCGACGGCGACGTCAGCTCGCGCGACGTCGCGCTCGGCTCGGAGCCCGTGGTGCTCGTGGTCGGTGCCGAGGGCAAGGGGCTGTCCCGCCTGACCCGCGAGACGTGCGACCAGATCGTGTCGATCCCGATGGCCGAGTCGACCGAGTCGCTCAACGCGTCGGTCGCGACCTCGATCGCGCTCTACGAGATCGCGGGTCGCCGCGCCGCCGAGGGCATCGCCTGA
- the cysS gene encoding cysteine--tRNA ligase, giving the protein MSLRLYDSATRETTELRPVREGEVSLYVCGPTTQGAPHLGHLRTFLSVDILVRWLERSGHAVTHVRNVTDIDDKILALSAEADAEWWAWSLRFERQFQDVLDRLGARRPTYEPRATGHVPEMIAFMERLIERGHAYADGQGSVYFDVRSLPEYGSLTRQSLEDMQDAGESPEPGKRDARDFALWKRAKDTEPDTAAWDTPFGRGRPGWHLECSAMIRKYLGETFDIHAGGLDLRFPHHENEQAQSHAAGYGFAQRWMHPGVLTVDGLKMGKSLHNFVTAADALAAHSAPAVRLALAGGHYRAVVEYNAATTAEAEVVWERFVQTVRRALRLVGEAGRGPVAEVELPEAFVAAMDDDLAVPEALAVVHGTQSRLNTAIGAGDAAAALPLLRALRAMLDVLGLDPLDPHWDADGATSAGGGAATAEHAALDALVRSRLAERAEARAAKDWTRADAIRDGLASAGIRVEDGREGADWTIETTTGGN; this is encoded by the coding sequence GTGAGCCTGCGACTGTACGATTCCGCGACCCGCGAGACCACCGAGCTGCGCCCCGTGCGCGAGGGCGAGGTCTCGCTGTACGTGTGCGGACCCACCACCCAGGGGGCGCCCCACCTGGGCCATCTGCGCACCTTCTTGTCCGTGGACATCCTGGTGCGGTGGCTCGAGCGCTCGGGCCACGCCGTCACGCACGTGCGCAACGTGACGGACATCGACGACAAGATCCTCGCCCTGTCGGCCGAGGCCGACGCAGAGTGGTGGGCCTGGTCGCTGCGCTTCGAGCGGCAGTTCCAGGACGTGCTCGACCGGCTCGGCGCCCGGCGTCCCACCTACGAGCCGCGGGCCACCGGCCACGTGCCCGAGATGATCGCCTTCATGGAGCGTCTCATCGAGCGCGGCCACGCGTACGCGGACGGTCAGGGCAGCGTCTACTTCGACGTGCGCTCGCTGCCCGAGTACGGCTCGCTCACGCGGCAGAGCCTCGAGGACATGCAGGACGCGGGGGAGAGCCCCGAGCCCGGCAAGCGCGACGCACGCGACTTCGCGCTGTGGAAGCGCGCCAAGGACACCGAGCCCGACACCGCCGCATGGGACACCCCGTTCGGGCGCGGCCGGCCGGGCTGGCACCTCGAGTGCTCCGCCATGATCCGCAAGTACCTCGGCGAGACCTTCGACATCCATGCCGGCGGCCTCGACCTGCGCTTCCCCCATCACGAGAACGAGCAGGCGCAGTCCCATGCCGCCGGCTACGGCTTCGCGCAGCGCTGGATGCATCCCGGCGTGCTCACCGTCGACGGGCTCAAGATGGGCAAGAGCCTGCACAACTTCGTGACGGCGGCCGACGCGCTCGCCGCGCATTCCGCGCCCGCCGTGCGGCTCGCGCTCGCGGGCGGGCACTACCGCGCGGTCGTCGAGTACAACGCCGCGACCACGGCCGAGGCGGAGGTCGTGTGGGAGCGCTTCGTGCAGACCGTACGCCGGGCCCTGCGCCTCGTGGGCGAGGCGGGGCGCGGCCCCGTCGCCGAGGTCGAGCTGCCCGAGGCCTTCGTCGCCGCGATGGACGACGACCTCGCGGTGCCCGAGGCGCTCGCCGTCGTGCACGGCACCCAGTCCCGGCTCAACACCGCGATCGGGGCGGGCGACGCGGCCGCGGCCCTGCCCCTGCTGCGCGCCCTGCGAGCCATGCTCGACGTGCTCGGGCTCGACCCGCTCGACCCGCACTGGGACGCCGACGGGGCGACGAGCGCGGGCGGCGGCGCCGCGACCGCGGAGCACGCGGCGCTCGACGCGCTCGTGCGCTCCCGCCTGGCCGAGCGCGCCGAGGCGCGCGCGGCCAAGGACTGGACGCGCGCCGACGCGATCCGCGACGGCCTCGCGAGCGCGGGCATCCGCGTCGAGGACGGGCGCGAGGGCGCCGACTGGACCATCGAGACCACCACCGGAGGGAACTGA
- a CDS encoding phage holin family protein: MINTTNDPSTPPTQRSIGELVASIKDELVGVVHHEVDIAKKELTALGIKVGIIAACAAVVLFLLLSAWVMLLFFFAEGLTALGLPAWASFLIVAGVFIVLAAVAGLVAFAYVKKLRAPEVTIETAKGAVDAVQGKRHSTPVSYDDTFEELYGKQVSARSE, translated from the coding sequence ATGATCAACACCACGAACGATCCGAGCACGCCGCCCACGCAGCGGTCCATCGGTGAGCTCGTCGCGTCCATCAAGGACGAGCTCGTCGGTGTCGTCCATCACGAGGTCGACATCGCCAAGAAGGAGCTCACCGCGCTGGGCATCAAGGTCGGCATCATCGCGGCCTGCGCGGCCGTGGTGCTGTTCCTGCTGCTCTCGGCGTGGGTGATGCTGCTGTTCTTCTTCGCCGAGGGGCTCACCGCTCTCGGCCTCCCCGCCTGGGCGTCCTTCCTCATCGTCGCGGGCGTGTTCATCGTGCTCGCCGCGGTCGCGGGCCTCGTCGCGTTCGCCTACGTCAAGAAGCTGCGCGCCCCCGAGGTGACGATCGAGACCGCCAAGGGCGCCGTCGACGCCGTGCAGGGCAAGCGCCACTCGACGCCCGTCAGCTACGACGACACCTTCGAGGAGCTCTACGGCAAGCAGGTCAGCGCCCGCTCCGAGTGA
- a CDS encoding LacI family DNA-binding transcriptional regulator — MSNDASSTSGDGRIDPRRDENDATASTDQVVEQVDHVAAGIAAEPGRGRGTLRDVANSLGISSAVALRALRGADDIKPRLAQHVREAAERLDYPLDDVSAETGHANGVVAVLVNTMRNTWISDLVRSIRIELAATSRTAVVVPTRRRLPEYPVAADTEVITSLLDLGVDGFLMISDLADLENALDATGDRPLVGIGCSESLAGRFDTVRIDDVMGQGLLVDHLVSLGHTEIAHVGGVGSAVARERADAFRAAMARHGLEANARVEPGDFTEAVGETAGSMLLRGSTVPTAITCVNDPSAMGVLSAAHDAGYDVPTRLAVAGYGNTSLGATSFVDLTSVDPNAERMGALAAQFLVERIGGLEVDARDVAVAPSLVARRSTSSPPRHDEPRRRRVHVD, encoded by the coding sequence ATGAGCAACGACGCATCCAGCACGTCCGGCGACGGGCGCATCGACCCCCGCCGCGACGAGAACGACGCGACCGCGTCCACCGATCAGGTCGTCGAGCAGGTCGACCACGTCGCCGCCGGGATCGCGGCCGAGCCCGGTCGCGGCCGCGGCACGCTGCGCGACGTCGCCAACTCCCTCGGCATCTCGAGCGCGGTCGCCCTGCGCGCCCTGCGCGGCGCCGACGACATCAAGCCGCGCCTGGCCCAGCACGTGCGCGAGGCCGCGGAGCGTCTGGACTACCCCCTCGACGACGTGTCCGCGGAGACCGGGCACGCCAACGGCGTGGTCGCCGTGCTCGTCAACACGATGCGCAACACGTGGATCTCCGACCTCGTCCGCTCGATCCGCATCGAGCTGGCCGCGACCAGCCGCACAGCCGTCGTGGTGCCCACGCGCCGGCGCCTGCCCGAGTACCCCGTGGCCGCGGACACCGAGGTCATCACGTCGCTGCTCGACCTCGGCGTCGACGGCTTCCTCATGATCTCCGACCTCGCCGATCTCGAGAACGCCCTCGACGCCACGGGCGACCGGCCGCTCGTCGGGATCGGCTGCTCGGAGAGCCTCGCGGGCCGCTTCGACACCGTGCGCATCGACGACGTGATGGGCCAGGGCCTGCTCGTCGACCATCTGGTCTCCCTCGGGCACACCGAGATCGCCCACGTCGGCGGCGTCGGCTCGGCCGTCGCCCGCGAGCGCGCCGATGCGTTCCGCGCCGCGATGGCGCGCCACGGCCTCGAGGCCAACGCGCGGGTCGAGCCGGGCGACTTCACCGAGGCCGTCGGCGAGACCGCCGGCTCGATGCTGCTGCGCGGCTCGACCGTGCCCACCGCGATCACGTGCGTCAACGACCCCTCGGCGATGGGCGTGCTGTCGGCCGCGCACGACGCGGGCTACGACGTGCCCACGCGTCTCGCGGTCGCGGGCTACGGCAACACGTCCCTCGGGGCGACGAGCTTCGTGGACCTCACGAGCGTGGACCCCAACGCCGAGCGCATGGGCGCGCTCGCCGCCCAGTTCCTCGTCGAGCGCATCGGCGGGCTCGAGGTCGACGCGCGCGACGTGGCCGTCGCCCCGAGCCTCGTGGCGCGCCGCTCGACCTCGTCGCCGCCCCGCCACGACGAGCCCCGACGGCGCCGTGTCCACGTGGATTGA
- a CDS encoding sensor histidine kinase, with amino-acid sequence MTATTAGPPAAPRVAGAPARRAPRTSRHGLAGAASVLVSGLLALTWGVVSVTLLATGISSLLALGIGALLLVVWVLAMRAAASFERHRARAAHGIDVVVPARRVSTRGGFAGWLHTLWLDATSWPFWRSVLHHHAVMLVGLVFSSLFWAALMTAYVLGEAAARGIDAVFLGTHPGPLGLVGAAALLALLAVGVLAVGTVAERGLDRVMLPSGEDALREEVAELTEQRQGAVDAAEAERLRIERDLHDGVQPRLVALAMTLGMARPKITTDPVRAEQLVAEAHEESKAIMTELRQLARGIHPAVLTDRGLDAALSALAARSAIPVDLRVHLAARPGREAEAVAYFVVSEALTNIAKHSGADHARVDVRGDAGNLALMVEDDGVGGADVRRDGVSTGLAGLTDRVRATGGRLDIMSSPGHGTRLSAVIPLTDARKDLAR; translated from the coding sequence ATGACAGCCACCACCGCGGGTCCACCCGCCGCACCTCGCGTCGCCGGCGCGCCCGCCCGGCGCGCCCCGCGCACCTCGCGCCACGGGCTCGCGGGCGCCGCGAGCGTCCTCGTCTCCGGCCTCCTGGCCCTCACCTGGGGCGTCGTGAGCGTCACGCTGCTCGCGACCGGGATCTCGAGCCTGCTCGCCCTCGGCATCGGCGCCCTGCTGCTCGTCGTGTGGGTGCTCGCGATGCGGGCCGCCGCGTCGTTCGAGCGCCATCGTGCCCGCGCCGCCCACGGCATCGACGTCGTGGTGCCCGCCCGCCGGGTCTCCACCCGGGGCGGCTTCGCCGGCTGGCTGCACACGCTGTGGCTCGACGCGACGTCGTGGCCGTTCTGGCGCTCGGTCCTGCACCACCACGCCGTGATGCTCGTCGGCCTGGTCTTCAGCTCGCTGTTCTGGGCCGCTCTCATGACCGCCTACGTGCTGGGCGAGGCCGCTGCGCGCGGGATCGACGCCGTCTTCCTCGGCACCCACCCGGGACCGCTCGGCCTGGTCGGCGCGGCGGCGCTGCTGGCCCTGCTCGCCGTGGGCGTGCTCGCGGTCGGGACCGTCGCCGAGCGCGGCCTGGACCGCGTGATGCTCCCGAGCGGCGAGGACGCGCTGCGCGAGGAGGTCGCCGAGCTCACCGAGCAGCGCCAGGGCGCGGTGGACGCCGCCGAGGCCGAGCGCCTGCGCATCGAACGGGACCTCCACGACGGGGTGCAGCCGCGCCTGGTCGCCCTGGCGATGACCCTCGGCATGGCGCGCCCCAAGATCACGACCGACCCGGTGCGGGCCGAGCAGCTCGTGGCCGAGGCCCACGAGGAGTCCAAGGCGATCATGACCGAGCTGCGCCAGCTCGCCCGCGGCATCCACCCGGCGGTCCTGACCGACCGCGGGCTCGACGCGGCCCTGTCCGCGCTCGCCGCCCGCTCCGCCATCCCCGTCGACCTGCGCGTGCACCTGGCCGCACGGCCCGGGCGCGAGGCCGAGGCCGTCGCCTACTTCGTCGTCTCCGAGGCGCTCACCAACATCGCCAAGCACTCCGGCGCCGATCATGCCCGGGTCGACGTGCGCGGCGACGCGGGGAACCTTGCGCTCATGGTCGAGGACGACGGCGTCGGCGGCGCGGACGTGCGCCGCGACGGCGTCTCGACCGGGCTCGCAGGGCTGACCGACCGGGTCCGCGCGACCGGCGGCCGGCTCGACATCATGAGCTCCCCCGGCCACGGCACCCGCCTGTCCGCCGTGATCCCCCTGACCGACGCCCGGAAGGACCTGGCCCGATGA
- a CDS encoding LuxR C-terminal-related transcriptional regulator, which translates to MRIVLAEDSVLLRAGLERLLVDGGHEVVAAVGDATGLLDAVTRHAPDLAIVDVRMPPTFTDEGIRAAMLIRSQDPGVALLVLSQYVEERYASELIADSTGSLGYVLKDRVADVEAFLEVVATVGGGGTALDPEVVQQILVRSRRRATLERLTPREREVLELMAQGRSNTAIARSLFVSPGSVEKHISSLLAKLDLAPEDGENRRVMAVLRYLESEER; encoded by the coding sequence CTGCGGATCGTCCTCGCGGAGGACTCGGTGCTGCTGCGCGCCGGCCTCGAGCGTCTGCTCGTCGACGGCGGCCACGAGGTCGTCGCCGCCGTGGGCGACGCGACCGGCCTGCTCGACGCCGTCACCCGCCACGCCCCCGACCTCGCGATCGTCGACGTGCGCATGCCGCCCACGTTCACCGACGAGGGCATCCGCGCCGCGATGCTCATCCGCAGCCAGGACCCGGGCGTGGCCCTGCTCGTGCTCTCCCAGTACGTCGAGGAGCGGTACGCCTCCGAGCTGATCGCGGACTCGACCGGCTCGCTGGGCTACGTGCTCAAGGACCGCGTCGCGGACGTCGAGGCGTTCCTCGAGGTCGTCGCCACGGTCGGCGGGGGCGGCACCGCGCTGGACCCCGAGGTGGTCCAGCAGATCCTCGTGCGGTCCCGCCGCCGGGCGACCCTCGAACGCCTCACTCCCCGCGAGCGCGAGGTGCTCGAGCTGATGGCCCAGGGCCGCTCGAACACGGCGATCGCGCGCTCGCTGTTCGTCTCGCCCGGGAGCGTCGAGAAGCACATCTCCTCGCTCCTGGCCAAGCTCGACCTCGCTCCCGAGGACGGCGAGAACCGCCGTGTCATGGCCGTGCTGCGCTATCTCGAATCGGAGGAACGATGA
- a CDS encoding DUF4097 domain-containing protein, translated as MPSHPLPPSNGGDRSWRAVLLLIAAAMVVLTLGGLVTGSILAARSWGSYTDIPATQSFGRPDRLAVTSDLGDVTVRTSTDVDEVTLRLYDSSPGASTTADGTARARVTTAHGADGTTIDVSQPGSIGLGPWDDATDSLELTVPADLAATMDLTVGADVGDLAVTGSYGALAVHDSTGDVQLPGVATTGSLQVSSDIGDVRVLLDEGAAPQRIEVTADTGDVHVSVPGDTPYLVDASADLGEVRVDPGLSLPGAAPLTARSDIGDVTVTR; from the coding sequence GTGCCCTCGCACCCCCTGCCGCCGTCGAACGGCGGCGACCGCTCCTGGCGCGCGGTCCTCCTGCTGATCGCGGCCGCCATGGTGGTCCTCACCCTCGGCGGCCTGGTGACCGGCTCGATCCTCGCCGCCAGGAGCTGGGGCTCGTACACCGACATCCCGGCCACCCAGTCCTTCGGCCGCCCCGACCGCCTCGCCGTGACGAGCGACCTGGGCGACGTGACGGTCCGCACGAGCACCGACGTCGACGAGGTCACTCTGCGCCTGTACGACAGCTCGCCCGGCGCGAGCACCACCGCCGACGGGACCGCCCGCGCCCGCGTGACGACCGCCCACGGCGCCGACGGCACCACGATCGACGTCTCCCAGCCGGGGTCGATCGGCCTCGGCCCCTGGGACGACGCGACCGACAGCCTCGAGCTGACCGTGCCCGCGGACCTCGCGGCCACGATGGACCTCACCGTCGGCGCCGACGTCGGCGACCTCGCCGTCACCGGCTCCTACGGGGCGCTCGCCGTGCACGACTCGACGGGCGACGTCCAGCTGCCGGGCGTGGCGACCACGGGCTCCCTCCAGGTCAGCTCGGACATCGGGGACGTCCGCGTGCTGCTCGACGAGGGCGCGGCCCCGCAGCGCATCGAGGTCACGGCCGACACGGGCGACGTGCACGTGTCCGTGCCGGGCGACACGCCCTACCTGGTGGACGCGTCGGCCGATCTCGGCGAGGTGCGGGTCGACCCCGGGCTCTCCTTGCCCGGGGCCGCGCCGCTCACCGCCCGCTCCGACATCGGGGACGTGACGGTCACCCGCTGA